The following is a genomic window from Rutidosis leptorrhynchoides isolate AG116_Rl617_1_P2 chromosome 8, CSIRO_AGI_Rlap_v1, whole genome shotgun sequence.
tttcatcttaaacgttttaattaacttatctaaatatcaatcgaatcaataaacaaatgttactatcgtttactaaataacttgaaattatatatatgtatatatctttatttaatatacataaatcagtttttaaatacacattgcaagttatttataattaattttaataattaatattccaacttattgtatatatatatatatatatatatatatatatatatatatatatatatatatatatatattcacaaatagatgttcgtgaatcgtcggtcaatagtcaaaggttaactgaatatataacattagttcaaaaattttgagaatcaatattacagactttgcttatcttgtcgaaatcatataaagattaagttttaaatttggtcagaaatttctgggttgtcacagtggaCTTCAAAGACATCAATAAAGCTTGTCCTAGAGACAATTATCCGTTACCAGAGATCGACTGGAAAGTGGAATCGTTGGCGGATTTTCGTTTCAAATGCTTCCTTGACGCGTACAAATTTTATCACCAAATGCAAATGGCGGAACTTGACGAAGACAAAATTGCGTTCCACACAGATCAAGGTATTTTTTGTTACAAAAAGATACCTTTTGGCTTAAAAAATGCAGCCACAACGTACCAACGGGTGATCGACACCGCGTTCAAGGAACAGATCGGCCAAAACGTGGAAGCATATGTCGACAATATAGTGATCAAAAGTCACACCGAAATGGATCTTTTGAAGGACATTCAGGAAACGTTCACCTCGCTGCGTAGAATCAACATGAAGCTGAATCCGGGGAAGTGTAGTTTTGGATTCGAGGAAGGAAAGTTACTGGGACATATTGTCACGACGCGTGGCATCAGGGCCAcccctaagaaaattcaagctatTGAGGAACTGTCAGTGCCGCGAACAAAAAAGGAGGTACAAAGCCTAAACGGTAAGCTAGCGGCTCTGTCAAGGTTCTTGTCAAAAGCGGCGGAAAGGTCATTACctttcttcaaagtattgaaggaaAGTGCGGGACGGAATTTTGATTGGACTCCGGAAGTGGATCACGCCTTTCAGGAAATGAAGGCTCTGATCAAAATGTTACCAACATTGAGCGCCCCGGTACCGGGTAAAGTAGCCGTTCCGTGATGTTTTTTACAAATCTGTAAACCTTTTGATGCTAACGTATTGAACTTTCAGGGGAAACTTTGAGAATTTATCTGGCGGCAGGAACTGAAGCTATCAGCTCAGTGCTCATTGCAGAACGAGGCGGCACACAGATGCCGGTTTATTTCGTTAGCAAAGTGCTACAACATGGCGAAGTTAATTACGAACCGATTGAGAAGCTTATTTTTGCATTGGTCCACACCGCGAGATGATTGAGACGGTACTTTCAGGCTCACCCGATGCTGGTGCTAACTGACTCACCTATTAAACAGGTACGGTATGGTGATTGAAACCGGAGCATTGTGGAGGAAATTTTTATCTAACAGATTTTACATGCAGGTGCTAGGCAAACCGGAAGTTTCTAGCAGGCTAGCCAAGTGGGCAATTGAACTAGGCGAACATGAAATCAATTACACCCCCGTACTGCGCTTAAAGGCCAAATCATGGCAGATTTCATCGTCGAATCCATATGTACCGGGTCACCAGCTCCGGCTGTCGAAGAAGTGCAAAATACCGTCGCATGGGAACTATTTACTGACAGAGCGTCAAGTTCAGACGGAGCAGGTGCAGGTCTAATTTTGATTAGCCCAGAAGGTGAGGAACACACCTACGCATCGCGTTTCGAGTTCCCCGCCTCCAATAATGAGGCCGAATATGAGGCGTTGCTGTCCGGTTTACGGATGGCTGAGAAGATGGGGATTAAAGCCCTGAAGGTGTCGGTCAATTCTCAGCTCGTGGCAAATCAGATGAACGGGACGTTTGAAGCTAGAGATTCGGCCATGCAAAAGTATTTAAGGTTGGCGGAAGGAATGGACAACAGATTCGAGCTTTTCTCAATCACGCAAGTGCCGCGTCCATGAACAAAAAGGCCGACGCACTCAGTAAGCTTGTAACAAGCGTGTTTAGTCACTTCGCAAAGGACATTTGGGTGGAGGTCCTAAGTCAAAAATCCACTGACGTG
Proteins encoded in this region:
- the LOC139863124 gene encoding uncharacterized protein, translated to MADFIVESICTGSPAPAVEEVQNTVAWELFTDRASSSDGAGAGLILISPEGEEHTYASRFEFPASNNEAEYEALLSGLRMAEKMGIKALKVSVNSQLVANQMNGTFEARDSAMQKYLRLAEGMDNRFELFSITQVPRP